One Streptomyces sp. ML-6 genomic region harbors:
- a CDS encoding histidine kinase, producing MTTLGTGVPRVRNWVRDHPLALDAALALAVLVAMIIGSFVHPGAPDGSVFAGRRPEPASVLLMVLGAVALLWRRRRPLAVLGATAGLTAVELVRTDPPVPVVACTVIALYTVAARTDRPTTWRVGLLTMAALTAAAMFFGPAPWYSQENFGVFAWTGMAGAAGDAVRSRRAFVDAIRERAERAERTRDEEARRRVAEERLRIARDLHDVVAHHIALVNVQAGVAAHVMDKRPDQAKEALAHVREASRSALDELRATVGLLRQSGDPEAPTEPAPGLAVLDELVDTVRRAGLPVEVACTDRRPPLPAAVDLAAYRVIQEALTNVRKHAGPGARAEVSVVRVGSTAEITVIDNGAGGGGCCAADAPDGAVAAVRPGGGGGGHGLLGMRERVTALGGTLTAGPRYGGGFRVHAILPVKARGEESEQPDTAGRTGENT from the coding sequence GTGACCACCCTAGGAACCGGGGTGCCGCGCGTCCGGAACTGGGTGCGCGACCATCCCCTCGCGCTGGACGCCGCGCTCGCCCTGGCCGTGCTCGTGGCCATGATCATCGGGTCCTTCGTCCACCCCGGTGCCCCGGACGGGTCCGTCTTCGCCGGCCGCAGGCCCGAGCCGGCCAGCGTGCTCCTGATGGTGCTGGGGGCCGTCGCGCTCCTCTGGCGGCGGCGCCGCCCCCTGGCGGTGCTCGGGGCCACCGCCGGGCTGACGGCCGTCGAACTGGTGCGGACCGACCCGCCCGTCCCCGTGGTGGCCTGCACCGTCATCGCGCTGTACACCGTCGCCGCCCGCACCGACCGGCCCACCACCTGGCGGGTCGGACTGCTGACGATGGCGGCGCTGACGGCCGCCGCGATGTTCTTCGGCCCGGCGCCCTGGTACAGCCAGGAGAACTTCGGCGTCTTCGCCTGGACCGGCATGGCCGGGGCGGCCGGGGACGCCGTCCGTTCCAGGCGGGCGTTCGTCGACGCGATCAGGGAACGGGCCGAACGGGCCGAACGCACCCGCGACGAGGAGGCCCGGCGCAGGGTCGCCGAGGAACGGCTGCGGATCGCCCGCGACCTGCACGACGTCGTCGCCCACCACATCGCCCTGGTCAACGTCCAGGCCGGAGTGGCCGCCCACGTCATGGACAAGCGCCCCGACCAGGCCAAGGAGGCCCTGGCCCACGTCCGGGAGGCCAGCCGCTCCGCGCTCGACGAACTGCGGGCCACGGTCGGACTGCTGCGCCAGTCCGGCGACCCCGAGGCGCCCACCGAACCGGCCCCGGGCCTCGCGGTCCTGGACGAACTGGTCGACACCGTCCGCCGGGCCGGACTCCCCGTCGAGGTGGCCTGCACCGACCGGCGCCCCCCGCTGCCCGCCGCCGTCGACCTCGCCGCGTACCGGGTCATCCAGGAGGCGCTGACCAACGTCCGCAAACACGCCGGCCCCGGGGCGAGGGCCGAGGTGAGTGTCGTACGGGTCGGGTCCACCGCCGAGATCACCGTGATCGACAACGGCGCCGGCGGCGGGGGCTGCTGCGCCGCGGACGCGCCGGACGGGGCCGTCGCCGCCGTCCGGCCCGGCGGCGGGGGAGGCGGCCACGGCCTGCTCGGCATGCGCGAACGCGTCACCGCGCTCGGCGGCACGCTCACCGCCGGGCCCCGCTACGGCGGCGGATTCCGGGTCCATGCGATCCTGCCCGTCAAGGCCCGCGGGGAGGAGTCCGAGCAGCCGGACACGGCGGGCCGGACGGGGGAGAACACATGA
- the cobT gene encoding nicotinate-nucleotide--dimethylbenzimidazole phosphoribosyltransferase yields MNLDDFSDLIERPDGGVRRDAEERRERLVVPTGALGRLDELGEWLSAAQQAVPVRAIEQPRVVLFAGDHKVAELGVSGRAAGSAHELVRATLDGTTPLAVLARQFSVPVRIIDAGLDCDPELLPEPVVRHRVRRGTGRIDIEDALTAEEAERAVRLGIAIADEEADSGTDLVVLGDLSVGGTTAASTLIAALCGTDASVVTGRGGAGIDDLAWMRKCAAIRDALRRARPVLGDQLELLATVGGADLAAMTGFLLQCAVRRLPVILDGVVSSACALVGQRAAFRAPDWWLAGQASGEPAQGKALDRMALNPLLDHGVIVGEGSGALLALPLVRAAAALAAELPERKPGADEEDGAGEGADAAASYDDAT; encoded by the coding sequence GTGAATCTGGACGACTTCTCCGACCTGATCGAACGCCCCGACGGCGGCGTACGGCGCGACGCCGAGGAACGCCGGGAGCGCCTGGTCGTTCCCACCGGTGCCCTCGGCCGCCTGGACGAGCTGGGCGAATGGCTCTCGGCCGCGCAGCAGGCCGTACCGGTCAGGGCGATCGAGCAGCCGCGCGTGGTCCTGTTCGCCGGTGACCACAAGGTGGCCGAGCTGGGCGTCTCCGGGCGCGCGGCCGGCAGCGCGCACGAGCTGGTGCGGGCCACGCTGGACGGCACGACGCCGCTCGCCGTGCTGGCCCGGCAGTTCTCCGTACCGGTGCGGATCATCGACGCCGGGCTGGACTGCGATCCGGAACTGCTGCCCGAGCCGGTGGTGCGCCATCGGGTGCGGCGCGGCACCGGCCGGATCGACATCGAGGACGCGCTGACGGCCGAGGAGGCCGAGCGGGCGGTCCGGCTCGGCATCGCGATCGCCGACGAGGAGGCCGACTCCGGCACCGACCTGGTGGTGCTCGGCGATCTGAGCGTGGGCGGCACGACGGCCGCGTCCACCCTGATCGCGGCGCTGTGCGGCACGGACGCCTCGGTGGTCACCGGACGCGGCGGGGCGGGCATCGACGACCTGGCGTGGATGCGCAAGTGCGCGGCGATCCGGGATGCGCTGCGGCGGGCCCGGCCGGTCCTCGGCGACCAGCTGGAGCTGCTGGCCACGGTGGGCGGGGCCGACCTCGCGGCGATGACCGGCTTCCTGCTCCAGTGCGCGGTGCGCCGGCTGCCGGTGATCCTGGACGGGGTGGTCTCCTCGGCCTGTGCGCTGGTGGGGCAGCGGGCCGCCTTCCGGGCCCCGGACTGGTGGCTGGCGGGTCAGGCGAGCGGCGAGCCGGCGCAGGGCAAGGCGCTGGACCGGATGGCGCTCAACCCCCTGCTGGACCACGGCGTCATCGTGGGGGAAGGAAGCGGGGCACTGCTCGCACTTCCCCTCGTCCGGGCCGCGGCCGCGCTGGCGGCGGAGCTGCCCGAGCGCAAGCCGGGCGCCGACGAGGAGGACGGGGCCGGCGAGGGGGCCGACGCGGCTGCCTCGTACGACGACGCGACCTGA
- a CDS encoding adenosylcobinamide-GDP ribazoletransferase, whose protein sequence is MTSLNSHGVRFAFGTLTVLPVRVTRWDRGAARAGMLCAPLAGLVVGLAAALPGVLALLLGAGPLLAAVASAAVPAVLTRGLHLDGLADTADGLGSGKPAEDALRIMKQSDIGPFGVITLLFVLLAQVAALYELYGRGWEHGAAAAVAAAVVARLALTLASRRGVPPARPEGLGAAVAGTVPVGGAVAVGAVVVAGCAGAGALLGGYGAPHHALAALAALGAAGLLLRHCVRRFGGVTGDVFGALAETAATAALVVLALG, encoded by the coding sequence GTGACCTCCCTGAACAGCCACGGCGTGCGTTTCGCCTTCGGCACCCTGACGGTGCTTCCCGTCCGCGTCACCCGCTGGGACCGCGGGGCCGCCCGCGCCGGGATGCTGTGCGCGCCGCTCGCCGGTCTCGTCGTGGGGCTCGCCGCCGCGCTGCCCGGCGTCCTGGCGCTGCTGCTCGGCGCGGGCCCGCTGCTCGCCGCGGTGGCCTCGGCCGCCGTGCCCGCGGTGCTGACCCGGGGGCTGCATCTGGACGGTCTGGCGGACACCGCGGACGGCCTGGGCAGCGGCAAGCCGGCCGAGGACGCCCTGCGGATCATGAAGCAGTCGGACATCGGGCCGTTCGGGGTGATCACCCTGCTGTTCGTGCTGCTGGCCCAGGTCGCGGCCCTGTACGAGCTGTACGGGCGGGGCTGGGAGCACGGCGCGGCGGCGGCGGTCGCGGCGGCGGTCGTCGCCCGGCTGGCACTCACCCTGGCGTCCCGCCGGGGTGTGCCGCCGGCCCGTCCGGAGGGGCTGGGCGCGGCGGTGGCGGGCACGGTGCCGGTGGGGGGCGCGGTGGCGGTCGGGGCGGTGGTGGTCGCGGGCTGTGCGGGGGCCGGGGCGCTCCTCGGCGGGTACGGGGCGCCGCACCACGCGCTGGCCGCACTGGCCGCGCTCGGTGCGGCCGGACTCCTGCTGCGGCACTGCGTGCGGCGCTTCGGCGGGGTGACGGGCGACGTCTTCGGCGCCCTGGCGGAGACCGCGGCGACGGCGGCCCTGGTGGTCCTGGCACTCGGTTGA
- a CDS encoding methyltransferase domain-containing protein produces the protein MKGLGGLRNTVRQELVARQLDEQIAARFPVGQRLRVLDVGMGQGTQALRLARAGHTVTGLESDAEMLRVAREALGSEPAGIRERVRLIEGDGLETGVHFLPGSFDVVLCHGVLMYVREPDAMLAGLARMLAPGGLLSLLVRNADALAMRPGTAGDWEATLAAFESDTYTNRLGVTVRADRLDALTSTLAGIAAPLHAWYGVRVFTDNVSNDVELPAAAELEQVLAAEDRAGRTDPYRRVAALLHLCGVRG, from the coding sequence CTGAAGGGGCTGGGCGGGCTGCGCAACACCGTCCGCCAGGAGCTGGTCGCCCGGCAGCTGGACGAGCAGATCGCGGCCCGCTTCCCGGTCGGGCAGCGGCTGCGGGTGCTCGACGTCGGCATGGGGCAGGGCACCCAGGCGCTGCGCCTGGCCAGGGCGGGGCACACGGTGACCGGTCTGGAGTCCGACGCCGAGATGCTGCGGGTGGCCAGGGAGGCGCTCGGCAGCGAGCCGGCGGGCATCCGTGAGCGGGTCCGGCTGATCGAGGGCGACGGCCTGGAGACCGGGGTGCACTTCCTGCCCGGCAGCTTCGACGTGGTGCTCTGCCACGGGGTGCTGATGTACGTCCGGGAGCCGGACGCGATGCTGGCGGGCCTGGCCCGGATGCTGGCCCCGGGCGGGCTGCTGTCGCTGCTCGTGCGGAACGCGGACGCGCTGGCGATGCGTCCCGGGACCGCCGGGGACTGGGAAGCGACGCTGGCCGCCTTCGAGAGCGACACGTACACCAACCGGCTGGGCGTCACCGTGCGGGCCGACCGGCTGGACGCCCTGACGTCCACCCTCGCCGGGATCGCGGCGCCCCTGCACGCCTGGTACGGGGTGCGCGTCTTCACGGACAACGTGAGCAACGACGTGGAGCTCCCCGCCGCCGCGGAACTGGAGCAGGTGCTCGCCGCCGAGGACCGCGCCGGGCGCACGGACCCGTACCGCCGGGTGGCCGCGCTGCTGCACCTGTGCGGCGTACGGGGCTGA
- a CDS encoding PspA/IM30 family protein → MKRMGMIFRAKANKALDRAEDPRETLDYSYQKQLELLQKVRRGVADVATSRKRLELQLNQLQGQSAKLEDQGRKALALGREDLAREALSRRAALQQQVTDLETQHSTLQGEEEKLTLAAQRLQAKVDAFRTKKETIKATYTAAQAQTRIGEAFSGISEEMGDVGLAIQRAEDKTQQMQARAGAIDELLASGALDDPTGTAKDDIAAELDRISGGTDVELELQRMKAELAGGSTPQQAIEGGPQDAAQRQSSQSPHRFDKS, encoded by the coding sequence ATGAAGCGTATGGGAATGATCTTCCGCGCGAAGGCAAACAAGGCCCTTGACCGGGCCGAGGATCCGCGCGAGACCCTCGATTACTCGTACCAGAAGCAGCTCGAACTGCTGCAGAAGGTGCGTCGCGGGGTCGCCGACGTGGCGACTTCGCGCAAGCGGCTGGAGCTGCAGCTGAACCAGCTGCAGGGACAGTCGGCCAAGCTGGAGGACCAGGGCCGCAAGGCGCTCGCGCTCGGCCGCGAGGACCTGGCCCGCGAGGCGCTGTCCCGGCGCGCCGCGCTCCAGCAGCAGGTCACCGACCTGGAGACGCAGCACTCCACGCTGCAGGGCGAGGAGGAGAAGCTCACGCTCGCGGCCCAGCGGCTGCAGGCCAAGGTCGACGCCTTCCGCACCAAGAAGGAGACCATCAAGGCCACCTACACCGCCGCCCAGGCGCAGACCCGGATCGGCGAGGCCTTCTCCGGGATCTCCGAGGAGATGGGCGACGTCGGCCTGGCGATCCAGCGGGCCGAGGACAAGACCCAGCAGATGCAGGCGCGCGCCGGCGCGATCGACGAACTGCTCGCCTCCGGCGCCCTGGACGACCCGACCGGCACGGCGAAGGACGACATCGCCGCCGAACTGGACCGGATCTCCGGCGGCACGGACGTGGAGCTGGAACTCCAGCGCATGAAGGCCGAGCTGGCCGGCGGCTCCACGCCGCAGCAGGCGATCGAGGGCGGCCCGCAGGACGCTGCCCAGCGGCAGTCGTCGCAGTCCCCGCACCGGTTCGACAAGAGTTGA
- a CDS encoding trypsin-like peptidase domain-containing protein — translation MDASHSRSRARRLLLPLTAGVCTAVLVSGCSDPASSSPKTEPSRPASAIRAADDLQNDYQTVIENVLPSVVQIDGAETLGSGVVYDSKGHIVTNAHVVGNEETFRVTVATGEKVQRASLVATYPEQDLAVIKLDSVPDGLKPAKFGDSEKVEVGQIVLAMGSPLGLSSSVTQGIVSALGRTVSESRTGGGTGATIANMVQTSAAINPGNSGGALVNLASEVIGIPTLAAVDPKLGDSAAPGIGFAIPVSMVRTVADQIIKSGRVTDSGRAALNITGRTVVDENYQPAGVALVTVEKGGAAEEAGLRVGDIVTGIDGTPVTTITSLAEALASDKPGQKVTVKYMRNGAEKSAKVTLGEI, via the coding sequence ATGGACGCTTCCCATTCCCGCAGCCGTGCCCGGCGCCTCCTGCTGCCCCTGACCGCAGGCGTGTGCACCGCCGTCCTGGTGAGCGGCTGCTCGGACCCGGCCTCCAGTTCGCCGAAGACCGAACCCAGCAGGCCGGCCTCCGCGATCCGGGCCGCCGACGACCTGCAGAACGACTACCAGACCGTGATCGAGAACGTGCTGCCGTCGGTCGTGCAGATCGACGGCGCCGAAACCCTGGGGTCGGGGGTCGTCTACGACTCCAAGGGCCACATCGTCACCAACGCCCACGTGGTCGGCAACGAGGAGACGTTCCGGGTCACCGTCGCCACGGGCGAGAAGGTGCAGCGCGCCTCGCTGGTGGCCACCTACCCGGAACAGGACCTGGCCGTCATCAAGCTCGACAGCGTGCCGGACGGGCTGAAGCCCGCGAAGTTCGGCGACTCGGAGAAGGTCGAGGTGGGGCAGATCGTGCTGGCGATGGGTTCGCCGCTGGGGCTGTCCTCCAGCGTCACCCAGGGCATCGTCTCGGCGCTCGGCCGGACCGTCAGCGAGAGCCGCACGGGCGGCGGCACCGGCGCGACGATCGCGAACATGGTGCAGACCTCGGCGGCGATCAACCCGGGCAACAGCGGCGGCGCGCTGGTCAACCTGGCCAGCGAGGTGATCGGCATCCCGACCCTGGCGGCGGTGGACCCGAAGCTGGGCGACAGCGCGGCGCCGGGCATCGGGTTCGCGATCCCGGTGTCGATGGTGAGGACCGTCGCCGACCAGATCATCAAGAGCGGCCGGGTCACCGACTCGGGCCGGGCGGCCCTGAACATCACCGGGCGCACGGTCGTCGACGAGAACTACCAACCGGCCGGGGTGGCCCTGGTGACCGTGGAGAAGGGCGGCGCCGCGGAGGAGGCGGGGCTGCGGGTCGGCGACATCGTCACCGGCATCGACGGCACACCGGTCACGACGATCACGTCCCTGGCCGAGGCGCTCGCCTCGGACAAGCCGGGTCAGAAGGTCACGGTGAAGTACATGCGCAACGGGGCGGAGAAGTCCGCGAAGGTCACGCTGGGCGAGATCTAG
- a CDS encoding bifunctional adenosylcobinamide kinase/adenosylcobinamide-phosphate guanylyltransferase: MELTLLGTGAPDGLPRPECPCAACAVARGARSRAATALLIDDALLLDLTPGAVFAAARAGRSLTGVRQVLLTHPHDGPAVELPPGLPPAGRVPDGRVLTLISGHRVRAVPMDAPGTGYEVTAPEGTRLLYLPPGAAPAGLAEPVAEPYDMVVGDVTGRPDAVARLRAVGAIGPGTEIVAVHLDHDAPPGAELERRLAAAGARAVPDGTTLGVGEYRAGPGMPRRTLVTGGARSGKSVEAERRLETFPEVVYVATGGGREGDAEWAARVGLHRERRPAAWRTEETCELVELLESDGPPLLIDCLSLWLTDAMDRVGAWDDAAWADGGEAALRERTAALVAAVRGTRRTVVAVTNETGSGVVPATAAGRRFRDELGRLNAAVADECEQVLLVVAGQALTLRG; this comes from the coding sequence GTGGAACTGACTCTCCTCGGCACCGGAGCCCCCGACGGGCTGCCGCGGCCCGAATGTCCCTGCGCCGCCTGCGCCGTCGCCCGTGGGGCGCGCTCGCGGGCCGCCACCGCGCTGCTGATCGACGACGCGCTGCTGCTCGACCTCACCCCGGGCGCCGTGTTCGCCGCGGCCCGTGCGGGGCGCTCGCTCACCGGCGTACGGCAGGTACTGCTCACCCATCCGCACGACGGGCCCGCGGTGGAGCTGCCGCCCGGGCTGCCCCCGGCGGGGCGGGTGCCGGACGGCCGGGTGCTGACGCTGATCAGCGGCCACCGGGTGCGGGCGGTGCCCATGGACGCCCCGGGCACCGGGTACGAGGTCACGGCGCCGGAGGGGACGCGGCTGCTCTACCTGCCGCCGGGGGCCGCGCCCGCCGGTCTCGCGGAGCCGGTGGCGGAGCCGTACGACATGGTGGTCGGCGACGTGACGGGGCGGCCGGACGCGGTGGCACGGCTGCGGGCCGTCGGGGCGATCGGCCCGGGCACCGAGATCGTCGCCGTCCACCTGGACCACGATGCGCCGCCCGGGGCCGAGCTGGAGCGGCGGCTCGCGGCGGCCGGTGCGCGGGCCGTGCCGGACGGGACGACGCTGGGGGTGGGCGAGTACCGCGCGGGGCCGGGGATGCCGCGGCGCACCCTGGTGACGGGCGGGGCCAGGTCGGGCAAGTCGGTGGAGGCCGAGCGCCGTCTGGAGACGTTCCCCGAGGTGGTGTACGTGGCGACCGGCGGGGGCCGGGAGGGGGACGCCGAGTGGGCGGCCCGGGTCGGCCTGCACCGGGAGCGCAGGCCGGCCGCCTGGCGCACCGAGGAGACCTGCGAGCTGGTGGAGCTGCTGGAGTCGGACGGGCCGCCGCTGCTGATCGACTGCCTGTCGCTGTGGCTGACGGACGCGATGGACCGGGTCGGCGCCTGGGACGACGCGGCGTGGGCGGACGGCGGCGAGGCCGCCCTGCGGGAGCGGACCGCCGCCCTGGTCGCCGCGGTGCGCGGAACGCGGCGCACGGTCGTCGCCGTCACCAACGAGACGGGCTCGGGCGTGGTGCCCGCGACGGCCGCCGGACGGCGTTTCCGGGACGAGCTGGGCCGGCTGAACGCCGCGGTCGCCGACGAGTGCGAGCAGGTACTGCTGGTGGTGGCCGGCCAGGCCCTGACCCTGCGGGGCTGA
- a CDS encoding DUF3043 domain-containing protein, with protein MFRSRSKEEKAPTDKVTADLSKQPRDPQAPKGRPTPKRSEAQSQRRRASSGAPLDRKEAARRQREARRADLARQREALASGDERYLPIRDKGPVRRFVRDYVDSRFCVAEFFLPLAVIILILSVIQIRNIQNISLLLWLFVIVLIVVDSIGLSIRLRKQLKERFPDTPKRGAVAYGLMRTLQMRRLRLPKPQVKRGERP; from the coding sequence GTGTTCCGTAGCCGTTCGAAGGAAGAGAAGGCGCCCACCGACAAGGTGACGGCGGACCTCTCCAAGCAGCCCCGCGACCCGCAGGCTCCCAAGGGTCGCCCCACCCCCAAGCGCAGCGAGGCCCAGTCGCAGCGCCGTCGCGCCTCCAGTGGCGCGCCGCTCGACCGCAAGGAGGCAGCGAGGAGGCAGCGCGAAGCGCGCCGGGCGGACCTGGCCAGGCAGCGCGAGGCGCTCGCCAGTGGTGACGAGCGCTATCTGCCGATCCGCGACAAGGGCCCGGTGCGGCGCTTCGTCCGCGACTATGTGGACTCGCGTTTCTGCGTCGCGGAGTTCTTCCTTCCGCTCGCCGTGATCATCCTGATCCTGAGCGTGATCCAGATCAGGAACATCCAGAACATCTCGCTGTTGCTCTGGCTCTTCGTGATCGTGCTGATCGTCGTCGACTCGATCGGTCTCTCGATCCGCCTGCGGAAGCAGCTCAAGGAGCGCTTCCCCGACACCCCCAAGCGTGGCGCGGTCGCCTACGGCCTGATGCGCACGCTCCAGATGCGTCGCCTGCGACTGCCCAAGCCGCAGGTCAAGCGTGGAGAGCGGCCCTGA